The following coding sequences lie in one Arabidopsis thaliana chromosome 3, partial sequence genomic window:
- the SPY gene encoding Tetratricopeptide repeat (TPR)-like superfamily protein (SPINDLY (SPY); CONTAINS InterPro DOMAIN/s: Tetratricopeptide TPR-1 (InterPro:IPR001440), Tetratricopeptide-like helical (InterPro:IPR011990), Tetratricopeptide repeat-containing (InterPro:IPR013026), Tetratricopeptide repeat (InterPro:IPR019734), Sel1-like (InterPro:IPR006597); BEST Arabidopsis thaliana protein match is: Tetratricopeptide repeat (TPR)-like superfamily protein (TAIR:AT3G04240.1); Has 77055 Blast hits to 28756 proteins in 2442 species: Archae - 2374; Bacteria - 35241; Metazoa - 12084; Fungi - 2779; Plants - 2385; Viruses - 3; Other Eukaryotes - 22189 (source: NCBI BLink).): MVGLEDDTERERSPVVENGFSNGSRSSSSSAGVLSPSRKVTQGNDTLSYANILRARNKFADALALYEAMLEKDSKNVEAHIGKGICLQTQNKGNLAFDCFSEAIRLDPHNACALTHCGILHKEEGRLVEAAESYQKALMADASYKPAAECLAIVLTDLGTSLKLAGNTQEGIQKYYEALKIDPHYAPAYYNLGVVYSEMMQYDNALSCYEKAALERPMYAEAYCNMGVIYKNRGDLEMAITCYERCLAVSPNFEIAKNNMAIALTDLGTKVKLEGDVTQGVAYYKKALYYNWHYADAMYNLGVAYGEMLKFDMAIVFYELAFHFNPHCAEACNNLGVLYKDRDNLDKAVECYQMALSIKPNFAQSLNNLGVVYTVQGKMDAAASMIEKAILANPTYAEAFNNLGVLYRDAGNITMAIDAYEECLKIDPDSRNAGQNRLLAMNYINEGLDDKLFEAHRDWGWRFTRLHPQYTSWDNLKDPERPITIGYISPDFFTHSVSYFIEAPLTHHDYTKYKVVVYSAVVKADAKTYRFRDKVLKKGGVWKDIYGIDEKKIASMVREDKIDILVELTGHTANNKLGTMACRPAPVQVTWIGYPNTTGLPTVDYRITDSLADPPDTKQKQVEELVRLPDCFLCYTPSPEAGPVCPTPALSNGFVTFGSFNNLAKITPKVLQVWARILCAVPNSRLVVKCKPFCCDSIRQRFLTTLEQLGLESKRVDLLPLILFNHDHMQAYSLMDISLDTFPYAGTTTTCESLYMGVPCVTMAGSVHAHNVGVSLLTKVGLGHLVAKNEDEYVQLSVDLASDVTALSKLRMSLRDLMAGSPVCNGPSFAVGLESAYRNMWKKYCKGEVPSLRRMEMLQKEVHDDPLISKDLGPSRVSVTGEATPSLKANGSAPVPSSLPTQSPQLSKRMDSTS, encoded by the exons atggtGGGACTGGAAGATGAtactgagagagagaggtcaCCAGTCGTAGAGAATGGTTTTTCCAATGGGTCtcggtcttcttcttctagcgCAGGTGTTTTGTCTCCATCACGAAAGGTCACTCAGGGGAACGATACACTTTCTTATGCCAATATTCTTCGGGCAAGAAACAAGTTTGCTGATGCGCTTGCTCTCTATGAGGCTATGCTGGAGAAAGATAGCAAGAATGTTGAAGCTCACATTGGAAAAGGGATATGCTTGCAGACGCAGAACAAAGGGAATCTAGCTTTCGATTGTTTTTCTGAAGCGATCAGGTTGGATCCGCATAATGCTTGTGCCCTTACACACTGTGGTATACTTCATAAAGAAGAAGGACGCCTCGTAGAAGCTGCTGAG TCCTACCAGAAAGCATTGATGGCAGATGCATCATACAAGCCAGCAGCAGAGTGTTTAGCCATTGTTTTGACCGACCTTGGAACTAGCCTGAAGCTGGCTGGGAATACTCAGGAAGGAATTCAAAAGTATTACGAAGCCCTTAAGATTGACCCACACTATGCT CCTGCATATTACAACTTAGGTGTTGTATACTCCGAAATGATGCAATATGACAATGCCTTGAGCTGCTACGAGAAGGCTGCACTTGAGAGGCCTATGTATGCTGAAGCATATTGTAACATGGGTGTCATTTATAAGAACCGTGGTGACTTGGAGATGGCAATCACTTGTTATGAGAG ATGTCTAGCTGTGTCTCCAAACTTTGAGATTGCGAAGAACAATATGGCCATAGCTCTGACAGATTTAGGAACAAAG GTTAAACTTGAAGGCGATGTAACCCAAGGAGTGGCATATTACAAGAAGGCTCTCTATTATAACTGGCACTATGCAGATGCTATGTACAATCTTGGGGTGGCTTATGGAGAAATGCTAAAGTTCGACATG GCGATTGTCTTCTATGAGCTTGCTTTCCACTTTAATCCACATTGTGCTGAGGCTTGCAACAATTTGGGAGTACTTTACAAAGACCGTGACAACCTTGATAAAGCTGTGGAGTGTTATCAG ATGGCTCtatcaatcaaaccaaattttgcACAGTCGCTTAATAACCTTGGTGTCGTCTATACAGTCCag GGGAAAATGGATGCTGCTGCCAGCATGATTGAGAAGGCTATACTTGCTAATCCCACATATGCAGAAGCTTTTAACAACCTAG GTGTTCTTTACAGAGATGCTGGAAATATAACTATGGCTATCGATGCTTATGAGGAATGCCTTAAGATAGATCCAGATTCTCGCAATGCTGGCCAG AACCGATTGCTTGCCATGAATTACATAAATGAAGGACTCGATGACAAACTATTTGAGGCTCACAG AGACTGGGGTTGGCGCTTCACAAGATTACACCCTCAATACACTTCATGGGATAATCTGAAAGATCCAGAGCGACCTATCACCATTGGATATATCTCACCAGATTTCTTCACTCATTCAGTATCTTATTTCATTGAAGCTCCCCTTACGCATCATGATTATACAAAGTACAAAGTGGTGGTTTATTCAGCGGTAGTTAAG GCAGATGCAAAAACATACAGGTTTAGGGATAAAGTGTTGAAGAAAGGTGGAGTTTGGAAGGATATATACGGGATAGATGAGAAAAAGATAGCAAGTATGGTCAGAGAGGACAAAATCGACATTTTGGTAGAACTCACTGGTCATACGGCAAACAACAAGTTGGGAACAATGGCCTGCAGACCAGCACCGGTTCAG GTTACTTGGATCGGCTATCCAAATACTACGGGTTTGCCCACTGTTGATTACAGAATTACAGATTCGTTGGCTGATCCACCAGATACCAAACAAAA GCAGGTCGAGGAGCTGGTTAGGCTTCCGGactgttttctttgttatacACCTTCCCCAGAGGCTGGTCCTGTTTGTCCAACACCTGCGCTTTCTAATGGCTTTGTCACATTTGGTAGTTTCAACAACCTCGCAAAG ATAACTCCTAAGGTGCTGCAAGTGTGGGCTAGGATACTGTGTGCAGTTCCCAATTCTCGTCTAGTGGTAAAATGCAAACCTTTCTGCTGCGATAGCATTAGGCAGAGGTTTCTCACCACGCTGGAGCAGCTTGGGTTAGAATCAAAGCGTGTTGATCTCTTGCCTTTGATTCTTTTCAATCACGACCATATGCAAGCCTATTCCTTGATGGATATTAG TTTGGACACATTCCCTTATGCTGGAACTACCACTACCTGTGAGTCTCTCTACATGGGAGTTCCATGTGTTACAATGGCTGGCTCAGTACATGCTCATAATGTTGGTGTCAGTCTTCTCACTAAAGTTG GATTAGGACACCTGGTTGCCAAAAATGAGGATGAGTATGTTCAGCTATCTGTTGATCTAGCCTCTGATGTCACAGCTCTTTCTAAATTGAGAATGAGTCTCCGGGATCTAATGGCTGGATCTCCTGTTTGTAATGGTCCTTCCTTTGCTGTTGGTCTTGAATCCGCATATCGGAATATGTGGAAAAAGTACTGCAAAGGTGAAGTGCCGTCCTTAAGGCGAATGGAAATGCTGCAAAAAGAGGTCCATGATGATCCCTTAATCTCAAAAGACTTGGGACCATCAAGAGTCAGCGTTACTGGAGAAGCCACTCCGTCTCTCAAGGCCAATGGTTCTGCTCCTGTACCTTCCTCTTTACCAACCCAATCCCCGCAGCTCTCAAAGAGAATGGACTCCACTAGCTAG
- a CDS encoding Vacuolar protein sorting 55 (VPS55) family protein (Vacuolar protein sorting 55 (VPS55) family protein; FUNCTIONS IN: transporter activity; INVOLVED IN: transport; LOCATED IN: vacuole; EXPRESSED IN: 24 plant structures; EXPRESSED DURING: 15 growth stages; CONTAINS InterPro DOMAIN/s: Vacuolar protein sorting 55 (InterPro:IPR007262); BEST Arabidopsis thaliana protein match is: Vacuolar protein sorting 55 (VPS55) family protein (TAIR:AT1G32410.5); Has 35333 Blast hits to 34131 proteins in 2444 species: Archae - 798; Bacteria - 22429; Metazoa - 974; Fungi - 991; Plants - 531; Viruses - 0; Other Eukaryotes - 9610 (source: NCBI BLink).), with protein sequence MFSSSILLQILACAIYGNWWPMLSALMYVVVPMPCMFFGGGSTQFLISRDGGGWIDAAKFLTGASTVGSLAIPIILRHAQMIETGAMLIEFTSFFIFICTVMCFHRASLDDDW encoded by the exons ATGTTTTCATCTAGTATCCTCCTACAGATCCTG GCATGCGCGATATATGGTAACTGGTGGCCAATGCTATCAGCACTCATGTATGTAGTGGTGCCTATGCCTTGTATGTTCTTTGGAGGAGGCTCAACCCAATTCCTTATTAGTCGGGACGGTGGAGG GTGGATAGACGCAGCGAAGTTCTTGACCGGAGCATCGACCGTGGGAAGCCTTGCTATCCCAATCATCTTAAGGCACGCACAGATGATCGAGACAGGTGCAATGCTCATAGAGTTCACATCATTCTTCATATTCATTTGCACTGTCATGTGTTTTCACCGGGCTAGTCTCGATGATGACTGGTAA
- a CDS encoding LETM1-like protein (LETM1-like protein; LOCATED IN: chloroplast, chloroplast envelope; EXPRESSED IN: 22 plant structures; EXPRESSED DURING: 13 growth stages; CONTAINS InterPro DOMAIN/s: LETM1-like (InterPro:IPR011685); BEST Arabidopsis thaliana protein match is: LETM1-like protein (TAIR:AT5G06220.2); Has 461 Blast hits to 445 proteins in 157 species: Archae - 0; Bacteria - 8; Metazoa - 136; Fungi - 162; Plants - 104; Viruses - 0; Other Eukaryotes - 51 (source: NCBI BLink).) → MAARLQRPGLVSSSSTSKPCLPRMSIVTFISCKRTVHLEYLSNCLSNPRSQLFVRYGFLERSNKKKSQRLVLASAEDGVAINGSPQPRSSSNLEDMRTSFTGSLQDENNSNGLNQSLHDAARSIELAVKEKITPSRFSWFPSTWLGADKYAWVKTLSYQASLYSLLQAVNEISSRGNYRDEDINVFVQRSLSRQAAPLENMMRENLSSKHPKAYEWFWSEQVPSVVTSFVNYLEGDQRFVAATSVYAKGKSAAASNEIEVSLLMLVLNCIAAITKVGPAKFSCPPFFSMIPDTTGRLMEKLVDFVPLPQAYHSIKSIGLQREFLTHFGPRAAVCRVNGDIDTDEVIFWVDLIQKQLQRAIDREKIWSKLTTSESIEVLERDLAIFGFFIALGRSTQSILAANGFDSLENPLEDLVRHLIGGSVLYYPQLSAISSYQLYVEVVCEELEWIPFYPNNTGTQPPNQSHGHKTKPEGPPNYEVIPQLLDVCSYWLQSFIKYSKWPENPSNVKAAKFLSKGHKTLVRCKEELGILKNASSIVRESNSFDKALESVDEALVRLESLLQELYVSNSSSGKEQIKAACSDLEKIRKLKKEAEFLEATFRAKAASLQQGGDKNDSQESYEVQKRYFKGKDTKNANSSEDQGKSISRGFWGFFVRPSRKKLDPELSGDEYIGKSSGNLLSIDSEPIEISRFEILRNELIELEKRVKRSTDQSVDEEELISEDTPQSSSRTESVQLVQTPKKENMMEKTLQKLREATTDVWQGTQLLAIDSAAAVQLLRRSLIGDELTGKEKKALRRTMTDLASVIPIGILMLLPVTAVGHAAMLAGIQRYVPGLIPSTYGSERLNLLRQLEKIKELQTNETESEEGVEEIAL, encoded by the exons ATGGCAGCTAGACTACAACGACCTGGGCTTGTATCCTCAAG CTCTACTTCAAAACCATGTCTTCCAAGGATGTCCATTGTTACTTTCATATCCTGCAAAAGGACTGTACACTTGGAGTACTTATCAAATTGCTTGAGCAATCCGAGGAGCCAATTGTTTGTTAGATATGGTTTTCTGGAAAGGagcaacaagaagaaatcacAGAGGCTGGTCTTGGCATCTGCTGAAGATGGAGTAGCTATTAATGGAAGTCCTCAGCCAAGATCTAGTAGTAATTTGGAGGACATGAGGACTAGTTTCACCGGATCATTACAAGACGAAAACAATTCTAATGGACTTAACCAGTCTTTGCATGATGCTGCTAGATCTATTGAATTGGCTGTTAAAGAGAAGATTACTCCGTCCAGATTTTCGTGGTTTCCTTCGACTTGGCTTGGTGCTGATAAATATGCATGGGTGAAGACTCTTTCGTATCAG GCTTCTCTGTACTCCTTACTGCAAGCAGTAAATGAGATTTCATCTAGAGGCAATTACAGAGACGAGGATATTAATGTCTTTGTTCAAAGAAG CTTATCACGCCAAGCTGCTCCCCTTGAGAATATGATGCGAGAGAATCTTTCTTCCAAGCATCCTAAAGCCTATGAATGGTTTTGGTCCGAGCAAGTTCCTTCCGTGGTGACATCTTTTGTGAATTATCTTGAGGGGGACCAACGTTTTGTTGCTGCCACTTCTgt CTATGCAAAAGGAAAGTCCGCAGCTGCAAGTAATGAGATTGAAGTGTCACTTCTCATGCTTGTACTCAATTGCATTGCAGCAATCACGAAAGTTGGCCCAGCAAAATTTTCCTGCCCACCCTTCTTCTCTATGATTCCAGATACAACTGGAAGATTGATGGAAAAACTTGTAGACTTCGTTCCACTCCCTCAAGCGTATCATTCAATCAAAAGCATAGGCCTACAAAGAGAATTTCTTACTCATTTTGGTCCTCGCGCAGCAGTGTGCAGAGTTAATGGTGACATTGATACAGATGAAGTTATTTTCTGGGTTGATCTTATACAGAAACAACTGCAGCGGGCTATAGATAGGGAGAAAATATGGTCAAAGTTAACAACATCCGAAAGTATAGAG GTTTTGGAGAGAGATTTAGCAATTTTTGGATTCTTCATTGCTTTGGGCAGGAGCACACAGTCCATTTTAGCTGCAAATGGTTTTGATTCTCTGGAGAATCCTTTGGAAGACCTTGTTAG GCATCTTATTGGAGGCAGCGTCCTGTACTATCCTCAACTTTCAGCCATCAGTTCATACCAGCTGTATGTAGAG GTTGTTTGCGAAGAACTAGAATGGATTCCTTTCTATCCAAACAATACTGGAACACAGCCACCAAACCAATCACATGGGCATAAGACCAAACCAGAAGGACCACCCAATTATGAAGTTATTCCCCAACTGTTGGATGTTTGTTCTTATTGGCTACAgagttttattaaatatagtAAATGGCCAGAGAATCCATCTAATGTCAAGGCAGCAAAATTCTTATCTAAGGG GCACAAGACTTTGGTTCGGTGTAAAGAAGAACTGGGGATATTAAA gaaTGCATCATCAATTGTTAGAGAGTCGAACTCATTTGACAAG GCCCTAGAAAGTGTAGATGAGGCCCTCGTTAGACTGGAAAGCCTGCTACAGGAGTTGTATGTATCAAACTCATCGTCTGGAAAGGAACAAATAAAAGCCGCGTGCTCTGACCTAGAGAAAATACGGAAGCTTAAGAAAGAGGCTGAATTTCTGGAGGCAACTTTCAGAGCCAAAGCAGCTTCCTTGCaacag GGAGGTGACAAAAATGATTCTCAAGAATCCTACGAGGTACAAAAACGGTATTTTAAAGGGAAAGACACAAAGAACGCAAATAGTTCTGAGGATCAAGGCAAAAG TATAAGTCGTGGATTCTGGGGATTCTTTGTACGGCCTTCAAGGAAGAAGCTTGATCCTGAGTTATCG GGAGATGAATATATTGGGAAATCCAGTGGAAACTTACTTAGCATAGACTCGGAACCAATTGAGATCAGCCGATTCGAAATTCTAAGGAACGAGCTAATAGAACTCGAAAAGCGGGTCAAAAGAAGCACTGATCAGTCAGTAGATGAGGAG GAATTAATCTCTGAGGATACACCTCAATCAAGCAGTAGAACGGAAAGTGTTCAGTTGGTTCAGACTCCCAAGAAGGAAAACATGATGGAGAAAACTCTTCAAAAGCTAAGAGAAGCCACCACG GACGTGTGGCAAGGTACTCAACTTCTTGCCATTGATTCAGCAGCTGCAGTGCAGCTACTTCGGAGGTCTCTGATTGGTGATGAATTaacaggaaaagaaaagaaagccCTGCGCAGAACCATGACTGACCTGGCGTCAGTTATTCCCATCGGTATTCTAATGCTTCTTCCT GTTACAGCGGTTGGTCACGCTGCCATGCTGGCTGGAATTCAGAGATATGTACCAGGCCTG ATTCCTTCCACATACGGGTCCGAAAGGTTGAACCTATTGAGACAGCTTGAGAAAATCAAGGAACTGCAAACAAATGAAACCGAGAGCGAAGAAGGCGTAGAGGAAATAGCATTATGA
- the SPY gene encoding Tetratricopeptide repeat (TPR)-like superfamily protein (SPINDLY (SPY); CONTAINS InterPro DOMAIN/s: Tetratricopeptide TPR-1 (InterPro:IPR001440), Tetratricopeptide-like helical (InterPro:IPR011990), Tetratricopeptide repeat-containing (InterPro:IPR013026), Tetratricopeptide repeat (InterPro:IPR019734); BEST Arabidopsis thaliana protein match is: Tetratricopeptide repeat (TPR)-like superfamily protein (TAIR:AT3G04240.1); Has 35333 Blast hits to 34131 proteins in 2444 species: Archae - 798; Bacteria - 22429; Metazoa - 974; Fungi - 991; Plants - 531; Viruses - 0; Other Eukaryotes - 9610 (source: NCBI BLink).), protein MVGLEDDTERERSPVVENGFSNGSRSSSSSAGVLSPSRKVTQGNDTLSYANILRARNKFADALALYEAMLEKDSKNVEAHIGKGICLQTQNKGNLAFDCFSEAIRLDPHNACALTHCGILHKEEGRLVEAAESYQKALMADASYKPAAECLAIVLTDLGTSLKLAGNTQEGIQKYYEALKIDPHYAPAYYNLGVVYSEMMQYDNALSCYEKAALERPMYAEAYCNMDAGNITMAIDAYEECLKIDPDSRNAGQNRLLAMNYINEGLDDKLFEAHRDWGWRFTRLHPQYTSWDNLKDPERPITIGYISPDFFTHSVSYFIEAPLTHHDYTKYKVVVYSAVVKADAKTYRFRDKVLKKGGVWKDIYGIDEKKIASMVREDKIDILVELTGHTANNKLGTMACRPAPVQVTWIGYPNTTGLPTVDYRITDSLADPPDTKQKQVEELVRLPDCFLCYTPSPEAGPVCPTPALSNGFVTFGSFNNLAKITPKVLQVWARILCAVPNSRLVVKCKPFCCDSIRQRFLTTLEQLGLESKRVDLLPLILFNHDHMQAYSLMDISLDTFPYAGTTTTCESLYMGVPCVTMAGSVHAHNVGVSLLTKVGLGHLVAKNEDEYVQLSVDLASDVTALSKLRMSLRDLMAGSPVCNGPSFAVGLESAYRNMWKKYCKGEVPSLRRMEMLQKEVHDDPLISKDLGPSRVSVTGEATPSLKANGSAPVPSSLPTQSPQLSKRMDSTS, encoded by the exons atggtGGGACTGGAAGATGAtactgagagagagaggtcaCCAGTCGTAGAGAATGGTTTTTCCAATGGGTCtcggtcttcttcttctagcgCAGGTGTTTTGTCTCCATCACGAAAGGTCACTCAGGGGAACGATACACTTTCTTATGCCAATATTCTTCGGGCAAGAAACAAGTTTGCTGATGCGCTTGCTCTCTATGAGGCTATGCTGGAGAAAGATAGCAAGAATGTTGAAGCTCACATTGGAAAAGGGATATGCTTGCAGACGCAGAACAAAGGGAATCTAGCTTTCGATTGTTTTTCTGAAGCGATCAGGTTGGATCCGCATAATGCTTGTGCCCTTACACACTGTGGTATACTTCATAAAGAAGAAGGACGCCTCGTAGAAGCTGCTGAG TCCTACCAGAAAGCATTGATGGCAGATGCATCATACAAGCCAGCAGCAGAGTGTTTAGCCATTGTTTTGACCGACCTTGGAACTAGCCTGAAGCTGGCTGGGAATACTCAGGAAGGAATTCAAAAGTATTACGAAGCCCTTAAGATTGACCCACACTATGCT CCTGCATATTACAACTTAGGTGTTGTATACTCCGAAATGATGCAATATGACAATGCCTTGAGCTGCTACGAGAAGGCTGCACTTGAGAGGCCTATGTATGCTGAAGCATATTGTAACATGG ATGCTGGAAATATAACTATGGCTATCGATGCTTATGAGGAATGCCTTAAGATAGATCCAGATTCTCGCAATGCTGGCCAG AACCGATTGCTTGCCATGAATTACATAAATGAAGGACTCGATGACAAACTATTTGAGGCTCACAG AGACTGGGGTTGGCGCTTCACAAGATTACACCCTCAATACACTTCATGGGATAATCTGAAAGATCCAGAGCGACCTATCACCATTGGATATATCTCACCAGATTTCTTCACTCATTCAGTATCTTATTTCATTGAAGCTCCCCTTACGCATCATGATTATACAAAGTACAAAGTGGTGGTTTATTCAGCGGTAGTTAAG GCAGATGCAAAAACATACAGGTTTAGGGATAAAGTGTTGAAGAAAGGTGGAGTTTGGAAGGATATATACGGGATAGATGAGAAAAAGATAGCAAGTATGGTCAGAGAGGACAAAATCGACATTTTGGTAGAACTCACTGGTCATACGGCAAACAACAAGTTGGGAACAATGGCCTGCAGACCAGCACCGGTTCAG GTTACTTGGATCGGCTATCCAAATACTACGGGTTTGCCCACTGTTGATTACAGAATTACAGATTCGTTGGCTGATCCACCAGATACCAAACAAAA GCAGGTCGAGGAGCTGGTTAGGCTTCCGGactgttttctttgttatacACCTTCCCCAGAGGCTGGTCCTGTTTGTCCAACACCTGCGCTTTCTAATGGCTTTGTCACATTTGGTAGTTTCAACAACCTCGCAAAG ATAACTCCTAAGGTGCTGCAAGTGTGGGCTAGGATACTGTGTGCAGTTCCCAATTCTCGTCTAGTGGTAAAATGCAAACCTTTCTGCTGCGATAGCATTAGGCAGAGGTTTCTCACCACGCTGGAGCAGCTTGGGTTAGAATCAAAGCGTGTTGATCTCTTGCCTTTGATTCTTTTCAATCACGACCATATGCAAGCCTATTCCTTGATGGATATTAG TTTGGACACATTCCCTTATGCTGGAACTACCACTACCTGTGAGTCTCTCTACATGGGAGTTCCATGTGTTACAATGGCTGGCTCAGTACATGCTCATAATGTTGGTGTCAGTCTTCTCACTAAAGTTG GATTAGGACACCTGGTTGCCAAAAATGAGGATGAGTATGTTCAGCTATCTGTTGATCTAGCCTCTGATGTCACAGCTCTTTCTAAATTGAGAATGAGTCTCCGGGATCTAATGGCTGGATCTCCTGTTTGTAATGGTCCTTCCTTTGCTGTTGGTCTTGAATCCGCATATCGGAATATGTGGAAAAAGTACTGCAAAGGTGAAGTGCCGTCCTTAAGGCGAATGGAAATGCTGCAAAAAGAGGTCCATGATGATCCCTTAATCTCAAAAGACTTGGGACCATCAAGAGTCAGCGTTACTGGAGAAGCCACTCCGTCTCTCAAGGCCAATGGTTCTGCTCCTGTACCTTCCTCTTTACCAACCCAATCCCCGCAGCTCTCAAAGAGAATGGACTCCACTAGCTAG
- a CDS encoding Vacuolar protein sorting 55 (VPS55) family protein: protein MLSALMYVVVPMPCMFFGGGSTQFLISRDGGGWIDAAKFLTGASTVGSLAIPIILRHAQMIETGAMLIEFTSFFIFICTVMCFHRASLDDDW, encoded by the exons ATGCTATCAGCACTCATGTATGTAGTGGTGCCTATGCCTTGTATGTTCTTTGGAGGAGGCTCAACCCAATTCCTTATTAGTCGGGACGGTGGAGG GTGGATAGACGCAGCGAAGTTCTTGACCGGAGCATCGACCGTGGGAAGCCTTGCTATCCCAATCATCTTAAGGCACGCACAGATGATCGAGACAGGTGCAATGCTCATAGAGTTCACATCATTCTTCATATTCATTTGCACTGTCATGTGTTTTCACCGGGCTAGTCTCGATGATGACTGGTAA
- the CASP2 gene encoding Uncharacterized protein family (UPF0497) (Uncharacterised protein family (UPF0497); CONTAINS InterPro DOMAIN/s: Uncharacterised protein family UPF0497, trans-membrane plant (InterPro:IPR006702), Uncharacterised protein family UPF0497, trans-membrane plant subgroup (InterPro:IPR006459); BEST Arabidopsis thaliana protein match is: Uncharacterised protein family (UPF0497) (TAIR:AT5G06200.1); Has 610 Blast hits to 610 proteins in 22 species: Archae - 0; Bacteria - 2; Metazoa - 0; Fungi - 0; Plants - 608; Viruses - 0; Other Eukaryotes - 0 (source: NCBI BLink).), producing the protein MKNESTFIDVPAESSSAMKGKAPLIGVARDHTTSGSGGYNRGLAIFDFLLRLAAIVAALAAAATMGTSDETLPFFTQFLQFEASYDDLPTFQFFVIAMALVGGYLVLSLPISVVTILRPLATAPRLLLLVLDTGVLALNTAAASSAAAISYLAHSGNQNTNWLPICQQFGDFCQKSSGAVVSAFVSVVFFTILVVISGVALKRH; encoded by the exons atgaagaacgAATCTACCTTCATTGATGTCCCTGCAGAATCCAGCTCAGCCATGAAAGGCAAAGCTCCTCTAATCGGTGTAGCAAGAGACCACACTACTAGTGGCTCAGGTGGATACAACAGAGGACTCGCCATCTTTGACTTCCTCCTCCGTTTAGCTGCCATTGTTGCAGCTTTAGCTGCTGCCGCCACGATGGGAACAAGCGACGAGACTCTTCCCTTCTTCACACAGTTCTTACAGTTCGAAGCTAGCTACGACGATCTACCAACTTTCCA gTTCTTTGTGATTGCCATGGCCCTTGTAGGAGGATATCTCGTTCTGTCTCTTCCAATCTCCGTCGTCACAATCCTTCGCCCTCTCGCCACCGCCCCAAGACTCCTCTTGCTCGTTCTTGACACT GGGGTCCTGGCGTTGAACACGGCGGCTGCATCATCGGCGGCAGCAATATCATATCTAGCACACAGTGGTAACCAGAACACGAACTGGCTCCCCATTTGCCAACAGTTTGGAGACTTCTGTCAAAAATCCAGCGGAGCTGTTGTCTCTGCCTTTGTCTCCGTCGTATTCTTCACCATCCTCGTTGTCATCTCCGGCGTCGctctgaaaagacactaa